One part of the Augochlora pura isolate Apur16 chromosome 3, APUR_v2.2.1, whole genome shotgun sequence genome encodes these proteins:
- the Iml1 gene encoding GATOR complex protein Iml1 isoform X4 → MKLYKLIVHQKTFSEEDLIINPKDHPDIKIGDVVEIYQPEVEFSRLLLQVTCFKEGREAISVENNIATMFQLRTFGDVYINVVNPDDVALDSVELTFKDQYLGRSEMWRLKNSLINTCVYLNKKIEFCGGTIRYQVYEMWSQGDRVACGVINNDTKVVFRSSTSMVYLFIQMSSEMWDFDIHGDLYFEKAVNGFLADLFQKWRKNGSKHGSNHEVTIVLFSRTFYNATSLEEFPNHMRECLQHDYRGRFYEDFYRVVVQNERFEDWGNVLVQLRKLFTDYQKIVLEYHQKPGDIIPKAVNSTAAQGNFLEVLNMSLNVFEKHYLDRSFDRTGQLSVVITPGVGVFEVDRELTNVTKQRIIDNGVGSDLVCVGEQPLHAVPLLKFHNKDTSVNAPDDYSMPHWINLSFYSTNKKIPYSTFIPRIKLPQRVSKQSVVENGKLQCKNKLLQEDPRDCLHNSLFDYDAYDAQVFQLPSVHTSSSLQRVTTRTKKTSVASMETHNNAHILKLLKRKMSDPDIHHPPPELHSTPIVATRSAAISIPHRTDDIACSESNGEINVESRTSIKSDLTDSEISPPFRPVVGSAGSPTNTISQPTNIIRPSRALINPFDPSHVTIKLTSNRRRWTHIFPKGPTGVLIQQHHYQAVPAQMCSQSQCDVFSTVSGSPMEHPEISNANQFHDHAKIKPQKLNLSLSSSDKVGNPVYSTGNKALTLLWGATGEQEWTPALTTAIIGVDWKSLTIPACLPITTDYFPDKRSLQNDYVVSDYNLLPDDVNTDFAQQRAIYKKPLTTAEVFKELVSQRLAQGFQLIILPTTNKNQSNTPGSAVPAISTVIRGRQTESEPKEEYLLSIGRIFHKISLFDNSITVTRYRPRHPYPPFNIHYRYRFHAPHHDTYEVSWVSFTTEKLENYNWNYLDHYICTRGHTDFALVEALKYWRFRVFLLPLHNTVTKKFLEGSSRCDIYTPLNTTDQVSLMDGFLRFIELWPNKIRRQNPNKNWNPSALGGVPPRDPASHLTRRRHSTSLIVLTNQTSLVGSSPFRERLGSNRLPEKPRPRSGSKVMDRGRISPASEAVLPLSLEQQQDHFESNEDSTNMELMKIKNTASKNEILEAMKHLQSGVGFLTQHPSLPSQTFVSADAVQWLNNHIEGGVTVEGAIDIMNGMIQDKLICHASGDFSKPFILGFYLYHVVQDKENQRDNFSPTGDLQSFENEWVEVEIKAPKSWCEPTSAASFPTISSPINIPSCDTVDESNVPPFLKDDLDLIDCVQDTEWRAPPYKHTHLDIDINNKSDRIEWGHLRYQSIYKVDHSYELVVQWVASSGSMVADLIFVWQRKAQTCGIQMVPIPSDLLALPFTLKSDPLRGPIFILLNTDCLVTNKQPLFEEFREETYAQRLFLFQEAIVQRFGFIPCLIESTENDHQYVHMTGNAFILIPSTTNTRFRPRASTNVVRRNKGQKGYPVHPDQPSPHEAYITRHVSGKNKNDYSMDRRIGFLWSWNHMVSRKWKSASTLAGDELFQKKLIQDFRHFCSNGDNRLKYFWECCWEIKEKSGTRTF, encoded by the exons ATGAAGCTTTATAAGTTGATAGTGCATCAGAAAACCTTTAGTGAAGAAGATCTTATAATTAATCCAAAAGATCATCCggatataaaaattggagATGTTGTTGAAATTTATCAACCAGAAGTTGAATTCAGTCGTCTGCTATTGCAAGTTACATGTTTTAAGGAAGGACGAGAGGCGATTAGTGTGGAGAATaatatagcaacaatgtttcaaTTAAGAACATTCGGAGATGTATACATAAATGTTGTAAATCCAGATGATGTAGCATTGGATTCTGTTGAACTTACATTTAAAGACCAATATTTGGGACGCAGTGAAATGTGGCGACTAAAAAATAGCTTG ATTAATACTTGTGTGTATCTGaacaagaaaattgaattttgtggaGGTACTATAAGGTATCAGGTGTATGAGATGTGGTCACAAGGAGATCGTGTAGCCTGTggtgttataaataatgacacTAAG GTTGTATTTCGTTCTTCAACAAGCATggtatatctatttattcaaatgagtTCAGAAATGTGGGACTTTGACATACACGGTGATCTCTACTTTGAAAAAGCAGTTAATGGTTTCTTAGCTGACTTATTCCAAAAGTGGAGAAAAAATGGTAGCAAACATGGTAGCAATCATGAAGTaacaatagttttattttcaagaacattttataatgCTACTAGTTTGGAGGAATTTCCAAATCATATGCGCGAATGTTTGCAACATGACTATAGAGGACGATTTTATGAAGATTTCTATAGGGTGGTAGTACAAAATGAACGATTTGAAGATTGGGGCAATGTATTAGTGCAATTGCGAAAATTGTTCACGgattatcaaaaaattgtattagagTATCATCAAAAGCCAGGTGATATTATACCAAAAGCAGTAAATTCAACAGCAGCACAAGGGAATTTTTTAGAAGTTTTAAATATGTCATTAAATg TGTTTGAAAAGCATTACTTAGATCGTAGTTTTGATAGAACTGGCCAGTTATCGGTAGTAATCACACCAGGTGTAGGTGTTTTTGAAGTTGATAGAGAGTTGACAAACGTAACAAAACAAAGAATTATCGATAACGGAGTCGGTAGCGACTTAGTATGCGTTGGCGAACAACCATTACATGCAGTTCCTTTATTGAAG tttcacAATAAGGATACATCTGTAAATGCACCAGATGACTATAGTATGCCACACTGGATTAATCTCAGCTTCTACtcaacaaacaaaaaaataccTTACTCGACGTTCATACCTCGTATAAAACTTCCTCAAAGGGTATCAAAACAATCAGTGGTAGAAAACGGTAAATTGCAGTGTAAAAATAAGCTTTTGCAAGAAGATCCAAGAGACTGTTTACACAATAGTTTATTCGACTATGATGCATATGATGCACAAGTTTTTCAATTGCCCTCTGTTCACACTTCCAG TAGTTTACAACGAGTTACGACTAGAACCAAAAAGACAAGTGTTGCTAGTATGGAAACGCATAATAATGCACACATattgaaacttttaaaaaggaaaatgtcTGATCCTGATATTCATCATCCACCACCTGAATTGCATTCTACTCCAATAGTTGCAACAAGAAGTGCAGCGATCTCAATACCCCATAGAACCGACGATATCGCTTGTAGTGAATCAAATGGAGAAATAAATG TAGAATCAAGAACATCGATTAAGAGCGATTTGACAGATTCGGAAATATCGCCGCCCTTTAGGCCAGTTGTTGGTAGCGCGGGAAGTCCAACAAATACTATATCTCAACCAACAAATATCATTAGGCCTAGCAGGGCACTTATTAATCCATTTGATCCCTCCCATGTAACAATAAAGCTTACTAGTAACAGACGGAGATGGACACACATTTTTCCCAAAG GTCCAACAGGCGTGCTAATACAACAACACCATTACCAAGCCGTGCCAGCACAAATGTGTTCACAGTCACAATGCGATGTATTCTCTACTGTAAGTGGATCACCCATGGAGCATCCTGAGATCTCCAATGCAAATCAATTCCATGATc ATGCTAAAATTAAACCACAAAAACTGAATCTGTCTTTATCAAGCAGTGATAAAGTGGGAAACCCAGTATATTCCACAGGAAATAAAGCGTTAACATTGTTATGGGGTGCCACTGGTGAACAGGAGTGGACACCAGCACTAACTACAG CAATCATAG gtgTTGATTGGAAATCATTGACAATTCCAGCTTGTTTACCTATTACCACAGATTATTTCCCAGATAAAAGGAGTTTACAAAATGATTATGTTGTCTCAGATTATAATCTCCTGCCAGATGATGTTAATACTGATTTTGCACAGCAACGGGCGATATATAAAAAACCTTTAACAACTGCAGAAGTATTTAAAGAACTTGTGTCACAACGATTAGCGCAG GGTTTCCAATTGATTATCTTACCAACaactaataaaaatcagaGCAATACACCTGGTAGTGCAGTTCCAGCAATAAGTACCGTAATACGCGGTCGACAAACTGAATCAGAGCCCAAGGAAGAATACTTATTAAGTATTGGTAggattttccataaaatatctttatttgaTAATAGTATAACTGTAACGAGATATCGACCAAG GCACCCCTACCCaccatttaatattcattatcgTTATCGATTTCATGCACCCCATCACGATACATATGAAGTATCATGGGTGTCTTTTACAACAGAAAAActggaaaattataattggaaTTATTTGGATCATTATATTTGTACAAGGGGCCATACAGATTTTGCCTTAGTGGAg gCTCTTAAATATTGGAGATTTCGTGTATTTCTACTGCCATTACATAATACAGTGACCAAAAAATTTTTGGAAGGATCCTCGAGATGTGATATATACACACCTCTCAATACCACAGATCAAGTTTCTCTAATGGATGGGTTTCTGCGATTCATTGAACTGTGGCCGAACAAAATACGTCGTCAAAATCCCAACAAAAACTGG AACCCTTCGGCTCTAGGTGGTGTTCCCCCAAGAGATCCTGCCTCTCATTTGACCAGACGCAGGCACAGCACGAGCCTGATAGTCCTCACTAACCAG ACCAGTCTAGTTGGCAGCTCTCCCTTCAGGGAGCGACTTGGAAGCAATCGTCTACCAGAGAAACCAAGACCAAG GTCGGGATCTAAAGTAATGGACAGAGGTCGAATCTCACCAGCTAGTGAAGCTGTATTACCACTTTCGCTTGAACAGCAACAAGACCATTTTGAATCTAATGAAGACAG TACAAACATGGAATTGATGAAGATAAAAAACACTGCGTCAAAGAACGAAATTCTGGAAGCAATGAAACATTTGCAATCTGGTGTAGGGTTCCTTACTCAACATCCATCACTACCAAGTCAAACATTTGTTAGCGCTGACGCTGTGCAATGGTTGAATAATCACATAGAAGGAGGAGTAACAGTGGAAGGAGCTATTGACATCATGAAT GGCATGATTCAAGATAAGTTGATTTGCCATGCTTCTGGTGATTTTTCTAAACCGTTCATTTTAGGATTTTATCTGTACCATGTGGTACAAGATAAGGAAAATCAAAGAG ATAATTTTTCACCTACTGGTGACTTACAAAGCTTTGAAAACGAATGGGTAGAAGTGGAAATAAAAGCACCGAAAAGCTGGTGTGAACCCACTTCTGCAGCATCTTTTCCAACGATATCTTCACCGATAAATATACCTAGCTGTGATACAGTTGACGAGTCAAATGTACCGCCGTTCCTCAAAGACGATTTAGACTTGATAGATTGTGTGCAGGATACAGAATGGAGAG CTCCACCGTACAAACACACTCATTTAGatatcgatataaataataaaagtgacAGAATTGAATGGGGACATTTGAGATACCAGTCCATATATAAAGTGGATCATTCTTATGAACTCGTGGTACAATGGGTAGCTTCATCCGGCAGTATGGTCGCTGATCTT ATTTTCGTGTGGCAACGGAAGGCTCAAACATGCGGGATTCAAATGGTCCCTATTCCCAGTGATCTACTAGCTCTACCATTCACTTTGAAAAGCGATCCTCTAAGAGGGCCTATATTTATACTACTCAATACAGACTGTCTCGTAACAAATAAACAACCACTTTTTGAAG AATTTCGAGAAGAGACCTACGCGCAACGACTATTTCTGTTCCAAGAAGCAATTGTACAGAGATTTGGCTTTATCCCGTGCCTCATAGAAAGTACAGAAAATGATCATCAATATGTGCATATGACTGGCAACGCATTTATACTTATTCCATCTACAACAAACACGAGGTTTCGTCCCAGAGCGTCTACGAATGTCGTGAGACGAAATAAAGGACAAAAAGGATATCCGGTTCATCCTGATCAACCTAGTCCTCACGAGGCTTATATTACAAGACATGTTAgcgggaaaaataaaaatgattacagcATGGATAGAAGA ATTGGATTTCTTTGGTCATGGAATCATATGGTTAGTCGAAAATGGAAGTCAGCATCGACACTAGCTGGcgatgaattatttcagaagaaACTTATTCAAgactttagacatttttgttcGAATGGAGATAACAGACTGAAGTACTTCTGGGAATGTTGTTGggaaatcaaagaaaaatcagGCACACGAACATTTTAA
- the Iml1 gene encoding GATOR complex protein Iml1 isoform X1 → MKLYKLIVHQKTFSEEDLIINPKDHPDIKIGDVVEIYQPEVEFSRLLLQVTCFKEGREAISVENNIATMFQLRTFGDVYINVVNPDDVALDSVELTFKDQYLGRSEMWRLKNSLINTCVYLNKKIEFCGGTIRYQVYEMWSQGDRVACGVINNDTKVVFRSSTSMVYLFIQMSSEMWDFDIHGDLYFEKAVNGFLADLFQKWRKNGSKHGSNHEVTIVLFSRTFYNATSLEEFPNHMRECLQHDYRGRFYEDFYRVVVQNERFEDWGNVLVQLRKLFTDYQKIVLEYHQKPGDIIPKAVNSTAAQGNFLEVLNMSLNVFEKHYLDRSFDRTGQLSVVITPGVGVFEVDRELTNVTKQRIIDNGVGSDLVCVGEQPLHAVPLLKFHNKDTSVNAPDDYSMPHWINLSFYSTNKKIPYSTFIPRIKLPQRVSKQSVVENGKLQCKNKLLQEDPRDCLHNSLFDYDAYDAQVFQLPSVHTSSSLQRVTTRTKKTSVASMETHNNAHILKLLKRKMSDPDIHHPPPELHSTPIVATRSAAISIPHRTDDIACSESNGEINVESRTSIKSDLTDSEISPPFRPVVGSAGSPTNTISQPTNIIRPSRALINPFDPSHVTIKLTSNRRRWTHIFPKGPTGVLIQQHHYQAVPAQMCSQSQCDVFSTVSGSPMEHPEISNANQFHDHAKIKPQKLNLSLSSSDKVGNPVYSTGNKALTLLWGATGEQEWTPALTTAIIGVDWKSLTIPACLPITTDYFPDKRSLQNDYVVSDYNLLPDDVNTDFAQQRAIYKKPLTTAEVFKELVSQRLAQGFQLIILPTTNKNQSNTPGSAVPAISTVIRGRQTESEPKEEYLLSIGRIFHKISLFDNSITVTRYRPRHPYPPFNIHYRYRFHAPHHDTYEVSWVSFTTEKLENYNWNYLDHYICTRGHTDFALVEALKYWRFRVFLLPLHNTVTKKFLEGSSRCDIYTPLNTTDQVSLMDGFLRFIELWPNKIRRQNPNKNWNPSALGGVPPRDPASHLTRRRHSTSLIVLTNQTSLVGSSPFRERLGSNRLPEKPRPRSGSKVMDRGRISPASEAVLPLSLEQQQDHFESNEDSTNMELMKIKNTASKNEILEAMKHLQSGVGFLTQHPSLPSQTFVSADAVQWLNNHIEGGVTVEGAIDIMNGMIQDKLICHASGDFSKPFILGFYLYHVVQDKENQRATDNFSPTGDLQSFENEWVEVEIKAPKSWCEPTSAASFPTISSPINIPSCDTVDESNVPPFLKDDLDLIDCVQDTEWRAPPYKHTHLDIDINNKSDRIEWGHLRYQSIYKVDHSYELVVQWVASSGSMVADLIFVWQRKAQTCGIQMVPIPSDLLALPFTLKSDPLRGPIFILLNTDCLVTNKQPLFEEFREETYAQRLFLFQEAIVQRFGFIPCLIESTENDHQYVHMTGNAFILIPSTTNTRFRPRASTNVVRRNKGQKGYPVHPDQPSPHEAYITRHVSGKNKNDYSMDRRIGFLWSWNHMVSRKWKSASTLAGDELFQKKLIQDFRHFCSNGDNRLKYFWECCWEIKEKSGTRTF, encoded by the exons ATGAAGCTTTATAAGTTGATAGTGCATCAGAAAACCTTTAGTGAAGAAGATCTTATAATTAATCCAAAAGATCATCCggatataaaaattggagATGTTGTTGAAATTTATCAACCAGAAGTTGAATTCAGTCGTCTGCTATTGCAAGTTACATGTTTTAAGGAAGGACGAGAGGCGATTAGTGTGGAGAATaatatagcaacaatgtttcaaTTAAGAACATTCGGAGATGTATACATAAATGTTGTAAATCCAGATGATGTAGCATTGGATTCTGTTGAACTTACATTTAAAGACCAATATTTGGGACGCAGTGAAATGTGGCGACTAAAAAATAGCTTG ATTAATACTTGTGTGTATCTGaacaagaaaattgaattttgtggaGGTACTATAAGGTATCAGGTGTATGAGATGTGGTCACAAGGAGATCGTGTAGCCTGTggtgttataaataatgacacTAAG GTTGTATTTCGTTCTTCAACAAGCATggtatatctatttattcaaatgagtTCAGAAATGTGGGACTTTGACATACACGGTGATCTCTACTTTGAAAAAGCAGTTAATGGTTTCTTAGCTGACTTATTCCAAAAGTGGAGAAAAAATGGTAGCAAACATGGTAGCAATCATGAAGTaacaatagttttattttcaagaacattttataatgCTACTAGTTTGGAGGAATTTCCAAATCATATGCGCGAATGTTTGCAACATGACTATAGAGGACGATTTTATGAAGATTTCTATAGGGTGGTAGTACAAAATGAACGATTTGAAGATTGGGGCAATGTATTAGTGCAATTGCGAAAATTGTTCACGgattatcaaaaaattgtattagagTATCATCAAAAGCCAGGTGATATTATACCAAAAGCAGTAAATTCAACAGCAGCACAAGGGAATTTTTTAGAAGTTTTAAATATGTCATTAAATg TGTTTGAAAAGCATTACTTAGATCGTAGTTTTGATAGAACTGGCCAGTTATCGGTAGTAATCACACCAGGTGTAGGTGTTTTTGAAGTTGATAGAGAGTTGACAAACGTAACAAAACAAAGAATTATCGATAACGGAGTCGGTAGCGACTTAGTATGCGTTGGCGAACAACCATTACATGCAGTTCCTTTATTGAAG tttcacAATAAGGATACATCTGTAAATGCACCAGATGACTATAGTATGCCACACTGGATTAATCTCAGCTTCTACtcaacaaacaaaaaaataccTTACTCGACGTTCATACCTCGTATAAAACTTCCTCAAAGGGTATCAAAACAATCAGTGGTAGAAAACGGTAAATTGCAGTGTAAAAATAAGCTTTTGCAAGAAGATCCAAGAGACTGTTTACACAATAGTTTATTCGACTATGATGCATATGATGCACAAGTTTTTCAATTGCCCTCTGTTCACACTTCCAG TAGTTTACAACGAGTTACGACTAGAACCAAAAAGACAAGTGTTGCTAGTATGGAAACGCATAATAATGCACACATattgaaacttttaaaaaggaaaatgtcTGATCCTGATATTCATCATCCACCACCTGAATTGCATTCTACTCCAATAGTTGCAACAAGAAGTGCAGCGATCTCAATACCCCATAGAACCGACGATATCGCTTGTAGTGAATCAAATGGAGAAATAAATG TAGAATCAAGAACATCGATTAAGAGCGATTTGACAGATTCGGAAATATCGCCGCCCTTTAGGCCAGTTGTTGGTAGCGCGGGAAGTCCAACAAATACTATATCTCAACCAACAAATATCATTAGGCCTAGCAGGGCACTTATTAATCCATTTGATCCCTCCCATGTAACAATAAAGCTTACTAGTAACAGACGGAGATGGACACACATTTTTCCCAAAG GTCCAACAGGCGTGCTAATACAACAACACCATTACCAAGCCGTGCCAGCACAAATGTGTTCACAGTCACAATGCGATGTATTCTCTACTGTAAGTGGATCACCCATGGAGCATCCTGAGATCTCCAATGCAAATCAATTCCATGATc ATGCTAAAATTAAACCACAAAAACTGAATCTGTCTTTATCAAGCAGTGATAAAGTGGGAAACCCAGTATATTCCACAGGAAATAAAGCGTTAACATTGTTATGGGGTGCCACTGGTGAACAGGAGTGGACACCAGCACTAACTACAG CAATCATAG gtgTTGATTGGAAATCATTGACAATTCCAGCTTGTTTACCTATTACCACAGATTATTTCCCAGATAAAAGGAGTTTACAAAATGATTATGTTGTCTCAGATTATAATCTCCTGCCAGATGATGTTAATACTGATTTTGCACAGCAACGGGCGATATATAAAAAACCTTTAACAACTGCAGAAGTATTTAAAGAACTTGTGTCACAACGATTAGCGCAG GGTTTCCAATTGATTATCTTACCAACaactaataaaaatcagaGCAATACACCTGGTAGTGCAGTTCCAGCAATAAGTACCGTAATACGCGGTCGACAAACTGAATCAGAGCCCAAGGAAGAATACTTATTAAGTATTGGTAggattttccataaaatatctttatttgaTAATAGTATAACTGTAACGAGATATCGACCAAG GCACCCCTACCCaccatttaatattcattatcgTTATCGATTTCATGCACCCCATCACGATACATATGAAGTATCATGGGTGTCTTTTACAACAGAAAAActggaaaattataattggaaTTATTTGGATCATTATATTTGTACAAGGGGCCATACAGATTTTGCCTTAGTGGAg gCTCTTAAATATTGGAGATTTCGTGTATTTCTACTGCCATTACATAATACAGTGACCAAAAAATTTTTGGAAGGATCCTCGAGATGTGATATATACACACCTCTCAATACCACAGATCAAGTTTCTCTAATGGATGGGTTTCTGCGATTCATTGAACTGTGGCCGAACAAAATACGTCGTCAAAATCCCAACAAAAACTGG AACCCTTCGGCTCTAGGTGGTGTTCCCCCAAGAGATCCTGCCTCTCATTTGACCAGACGCAGGCACAGCACGAGCCTGATAGTCCTCACTAACCAG ACCAGTCTAGTTGGCAGCTCTCCCTTCAGGGAGCGACTTGGAAGCAATCGTCTACCAGAGAAACCAAGACCAAG GTCGGGATCTAAAGTAATGGACAGAGGTCGAATCTCACCAGCTAGTGAAGCTGTATTACCACTTTCGCTTGAACAGCAACAAGACCATTTTGAATCTAATGAAGACAG TACAAACATGGAATTGATGAAGATAAAAAACACTGCGTCAAAGAACGAAATTCTGGAAGCAATGAAACATTTGCAATCTGGTGTAGGGTTCCTTACTCAACATCCATCACTACCAAGTCAAACATTTGTTAGCGCTGACGCTGTGCAATGGTTGAATAATCACATAGAAGGAGGAGTAACAGTGGAAGGAGCTATTGACATCATGAAT GGCATGATTCAAGATAAGTTGATTTGCCATGCTTCTGGTGATTTTTCTAAACCGTTCATTTTAGGATTTTATCTGTACCATGTGGTACAAGATAAGGAAAATCAAAGAG CAACAGATAATTTTTCACCTACTGGTGACTTACAAAGCTTTGAAAACGAATGGGTAGAAGTGGAAATAAAAGCACCGAAAAGCTGGTGTGAACCCACTTCTGCAGCATCTTTTCCAACGATATCTTCACCGATAAATATACCTAGCTGTGATACAGTTGACGAGTCAAATGTACCGCCGTTCCTCAAAGACGATTTAGACTTGATAGATTGTGTGCAGGATACAGAATGGAGAG CTCCACCGTACAAACACACTCATTTAGatatcgatataaataataaaagtgacAGAATTGAATGGGGACATTTGAGATACCAGTCCATATATAAAGTGGATCATTCTTATGAACTCGTGGTACAATGGGTAGCTTCATCCGGCAGTATGGTCGCTGATCTT ATTTTCGTGTGGCAACGGAAGGCTCAAACATGCGGGATTCAAATGGTCCCTATTCCCAGTGATCTACTAGCTCTACCATTCACTTTGAAAAGCGATCCTCTAAGAGGGCCTATATTTATACTACTCAATACAGACTGTCTCGTAACAAATAAACAACCACTTTTTGAAG AATTTCGAGAAGAGACCTACGCGCAACGACTATTTCTGTTCCAAGAAGCAATTGTACAGAGATTTGGCTTTATCCCGTGCCTCATAGAAAGTACAGAAAATGATCATCAATATGTGCATATGACTGGCAACGCATTTATACTTATTCCATCTACAACAAACACGAGGTTTCGTCCCAGAGCGTCTACGAATGTCGTGAGACGAAATAAAGGACAAAAAGGATATCCGGTTCATCCTGATCAACCTAGTCCTCACGAGGCTTATATTACAAGACATGTTAgcgggaaaaataaaaatgattacagcATGGATAGAAGA ATTGGATTTCTTTGGTCATGGAATCATATGGTTAGTCGAAAATGGAAGTCAGCATCGACACTAGCTGGcgatgaattatttcagaagaaACTTATTCAAgactttagacatttttgttcGAATGGAGATAACAGACTGAAGTACTTCTGGGAATGTTGTTGggaaatcaaagaaaaatcagGCACACGAACATTTTAA